GACGCTCGCGGGCCTCGCCGAGGCGATCGAGGCGAAGCTTGCGGCCGCGGACGGGAAGCCGGCCGGACCGGCCCCGATCCCCAGGATCGACCGCGGCGCGCAGCGCCGCTGACCGGCCGCCACCCATCGTGAGGGAGACTGAGCATGACCATTGAGGTGCACGACGCCGTGGCCGTGAGCCCGGTGTGGGAGGGCCGTTCGCTGCCCGCGCTGGTGCGCTGCGAGAGCCCCGGGGGGGCGCTACCTGCCTGGGTGAGCGCCCATCGGGACGAGGTCGACGCACTGGCACGCAAGGCCGGGGCGGTGCTGCTGCGCGGCTTCGACGTGCGCGGCGCGCAGGACTTCCGGGCCGTGATGGACGCCCTGTCGCCGCAGGTGCTCGCCTACGGCGAGCGGTCGTCGCCGCGCAGCCAGGTGTCCGACGGCGTCTACACGTCCACCGAGTACCCGGCGGACCAGCCGATCCTGCTCCACAACGAGCAGTCGTACACGGCCAAGTGGCCGACACGCATCGTCTTCTTCTGTGAGCGGGCGGCTACCGAGGGCGGCCGCACACCGCTCGCGGACTCCCGCCGGATCCTGGCGCGCCTGCGCCCGGAGACGGTGGACAGGTTCGAGCGCCTGGGAGTGCGATACGTCCGCAACTACCTGCCGGGCATCAGCCTGCGGTGGCAGGAGGCGTTCCAGACGGACCGGGTGGAGGACGTCGCCGCCTACTGTGCGCGTGCCGACATCACGCCCGAGTGGGTGGACGAGGACCATCTGCGGACCGTGCAGGTCAGGCCCGCGGTGCGCAGGCATCCGGTCACCGGGGAGCGCAGCTGGTTCAACCACGCGCTGTTCTTCCACGTGACGTCGCTCGACCCGGAGGTCAGCGCCGGTCTCCTGGAGGCCCTCGACGAGGAGGACCTGCCCTACAACACGTACTACGGGGACGGATCCCCGATCGAGAGCGAGACGCTCGCGGAGCTGCGGGAGGCCTACGCGGCCGAGACCACGGGCTTCGACTGGCAGCCCGGCGACGTGCTCGTCGTGGAGAACATGCTGGTCGCACACGCCCGCGAGCCCTTCGTCGGCCCCCGGCGCATCCTGACCGCCATGGCCGACGCCATCGACGCCGGCGAGGTGCCCGCATGACGCTCACCGACCTGACCCCCGCGCTGGAGGACGGCACGGTCACGGTCCGGCCGCTGCACGAGGAGCCGTTCCTGCTGGAGATCGAGGCGCGTGAGCCGGGCCTCGACCTGCCGCGGTGGGTGGCCGGCCGCAAGGAGGAGCTGCGGGCGGGCCTCGACCGCTGCGGCGCGCTGCTGCTGCGCGGCTTCGACGTACCGGACCCGCAGGAGTTCGGGCGGGCCGCCCGCGCGTTCTCGCCGGACCTGCTCGGATATCTGGAGCGTGCCGCGACCCGCACCGAGGTCGCCGACAAGGTGTTCACCTCGACGGAGCTGGGCGAGGACCAGTGGATTCCGTTCCACCACGAGATGTCGTACTCCCACAACTGGCCGGGCCTGCTGTACTTCTTCGGCGATCTGCCGTCGCCGGAGGGCGGCGCCACACCGGTGGCCAGCGAGCGCCGGGTGTTCCCCCTGATCCCGGCCGAGGTCCGGGAGCGCTTCACACGGCACGGAGTGCGGTACGTGCGCAACTACGGCCCGGACCTCAACGAGTCCTGGCAGGTGGCGTTCCAGACCACCGACCGGGCCGAGGTGGAGGCGTACTGCCGGCAGTCGGACACCACGTTCGAGTGGACCGGTGACGACGAGCTGCGCACCACCGCGGTGCGCCAGGCGGTGGCGAGGCATCCGCGGACCGGCGAGACGGTCTGGTTCAACCACGCCCATCTGTTCCATCTGTCCAACGTGGAGCCGGAGGTCGCCGAGATCCTCGTCGAGGAGTACGGCGAGGAGGGCCTGCCGCGCAACGCGTACTACGGGGACGGCGCGCCGATCGAGAACGAGGTCGCCGAGCTGATCCGATCCCTGTACCGGGAGGCCGCCGTGTCGTTCACATGGCGGCGCGGCGACGTGCTCGTGGTGGACAACCACCTCGCCACGCACGCCCGGGAGCCGTTCCGCGGGGACCGCCGCATCCTCGTCGCCATGTCCGACCTGCACACCGAGCTGCCGGCCGGCCGATGACGGCTGCCGCGGGCCGTCACCGCACCATTCGCACCACCGGAGGAACCATGCTGCTGCGCCCCACCACCGACGCCGACCTCGCCCGCGTCACCGACTTCATTGTCGAGGAGCCGATCAGCTGGATTCCGGCCGACCGCTACCGGGCCGAACTCGCCGAGGGGATGTACCGGCCGCAGTGGTCGTGGATCGCCGAGGCGGACGGCGACATCGTGGCGCGGGCGCTGTGGTGGGGCCAGGCCGCGAGCGAGCACCCGGTGGCCCTGGACTGTCTGCACGTGGCGCCCTCGGTGGCCGACAGGGCGGGCCTCGCGGCCGATCTGCTGCGGGCCGGGCACAAGGCGTTCGGCCAGGCGGGCGCCGCGCAGCCGCCGCTGTACAACCTGACGCTGTCCAACGGCTGGCGTGACGACCCCGCGGTGTCGGCCGCGCTGGCCTGGCGGCGCGAAGCGGCCCTCGCGGCCGGTCTCACCCACGAGGTGGAACGGCTGCGCCTGGAGTGGACGCCCGGGACCGGGGTGCCGGCCGAGTCGGGGCGGCTCACCTTCGAGGAGGCGCCCGACGAGGAGTTCCTCGACGCCTTCCGCCGGGTCGCCGAGGGCAGCCTGGACGCCGAGACCCGTCAGCACCTCGCGGCGCACGGGCCCTCGGCCACGGCCCGCAAGGAACTGGACTTCTACCTCGGGTGCCCCGGCGAGCGCGCCTGGTGGCGCCTCGCGCGCACGCCCGACGGAGCCGTCGCCGGGTTCGCGATCCCCTCGGCCACCCCGTACAACCCGAACGTCGGCTATCTGGGCGTGGTTCCCGAACTGCGCGGCCGGGGCTACGTCGACGTGCTGCTCGCCGAGATCACCCGCAGCCACGCGGAGCGCGGCGCCGAACTGATCACCGCCACCACGGACACGGGCAACGCGCCCATGGCGGCGGCCTTCGAACGCGCCGGTTACCGCAACACCCAGATCCGGATGCTCTTCTCGGCCCCGGCCGGCTGATCCGCCGAGTCCTCCTGGAGTACGTCATGACGCAGACCGCCCCCTTGTCCCCGAGAGACCGCCCGGCGGCGACTCCCGAGCCCGCGAGCCGCCCCTACGCGCGCGGCTACCAGTCCCCCGCCGCGCTGCGCCCCGTCCTGCGCGCGGCCCATCACACGCGCCTCGCCACCACGGCGGCGGTCGCCGTCGCGGACCAACTCGTGCTGATCGCCGCGATACTGGCGGCATCCTGGCCGGGCTGGTGGTCGGCGCCCGCACCGGCCGCGGCCGGCGTACTCATGACTCTGACCGCACTGATCCTCACGGGACGCCAGATACGGGCGCTGGAGTGCCTGGTCCACGAGGCCAGCCACTTCAACTGGAGCCGCCACCACCGTCGCGCCAACGACAGGTGCGCAACGGTCCTGGCGGGCCTGCCCACCGGTATCCGCATCGCCCGCTACCGGGCCGAGCACCTGGTGCACCACAGCAGGCTCGGCACCGACGACGACCCCGACCTGCAGCGCTACGCGGAGCTGGACATCACCGGCCTGGACCGCACGAGCCGGGTGGGCTACGCCCGTTCCCTGCTGGTGCGGATCGCCGCCCACCAACGCGGCTGGTACCGGTCCACGTCCACGGACCTGCCGGCGCTGCTGCTGCCGGTGGGCTGGGCACTGCTGGTCGTGTCGCTCCCCGCGGCTCTCCTGTGGGGCGCCGCCGCGGCCGCGGTGGCCGCCGGGGTGTGGCTGACCGGGTTCGCGCTCGTCCTGCCCGTGCTGCGGTTCATCGGGGAGTCCAGCGAGCACAGCTACCACGACGCGGACACCGTCTTCGACTCCACCATCACCAACATCGGCCCGCTCCAGCGCCGGCTCATCCATCCGCACAGCGACGGCTACCACACCGTCCACCACCTGTGGCCCGGCGCCCCGCATCACCAACTGCGGCTCCTGCACGACGAATTGATGACCGCCGACCCGCAGGGATTCGCCGGCCGGCTGCGCACCCGCAGCCGCATCGTGGCCGAGCCCACCCCCCGTACCGGCCCCGGCAGCACGCCGTGGACGTGACCCCCTGACACCTGCCTGAACCACCTTCGAGGAATGAGACCCGACATGAGTGAGGTCGCAGTGGAGCAGTTGAAGTTTCTTGCAGCGGACGACGTGCGCACCGTCGCCGAGGAGTTCGGCACGCCGGTGTTCGTGTACGACGAGGCCACCGTGCGCGCCTCGTCGAAGACGATGTCCACCCTCCCCAACGCCTTCGGCCTGACGGTGCGCTACTCCCTCAAGGCGTGCCCCGGCCAGGCGATCATCCGGCTCTTCGACCGGGAGGGGTTCTCCTTCGACGCGAGCTCGGTGTGGGAGGCGCGCCGCGCGGTGCTCGCCGGGGTCGAGCCGGGGCGCATCTCGATGACCGCGCAGGAGGCGGTCTTCGACGAGAACCTGCGCGACCTCATCGACCAGGGACTGCAGTTCGACGCGGGCTCCCTGCACCAGCTCGAGGAGTACGGCCGCGCCTACCCGGGCGGTGCCGTCGCGATCCGCATCAACCCGGGCTTCGGCTCGGGCCTGGTCGGCCGCCTCAACAGCGGTGGCCCGCAGTCGAGTTTCGGCATCTGGCACGAGCAGCTGCCCGAGGTCAAGCAGATCGTCGAGCAGTACGGGCTGCGCCTGGTGCGGCTCCAGTCGCACATCGGCTCCGGCCACCACTGGGACATCCTCGTCGACGCGGTACGCACCATGCTGTCGTTCGCCCGCGACTTCCAGGACGTGCACACCCTGGACCTCGGCGGCGGCTACCGGGTCTCGGCCCTGCAGAGCGACCCGGTCTACGACCACACCGAGTGGGCCCGCGTCGTCGCCGACGAGCTCAAGCAGTTCGCCGAGGAGACCGGCCGCCGGCTGCACACCGAGGTGGAGCCCGGCACCTATCTGACGGCGCTGGCCGGCTCGCTGGTCACCAAGGTCATCGACAAGGCGGACACCGGCGCGGAGGGCAACTCCTTCCTCAAGATCAACAGTGGTCTGACCGAGATCGCGCGCCCTTCCTACTACGGCGTCCAGCACCCGATCGTGTCGGTCCCCGCCACGGGCGGCACCGAGCGCGCGGCCGACGACCGCGAGGAGTTCAACGTGGTCGGCCACTGCTGCATCGCCGGTGACGTGCTCACCGCGAAGCAGGAGGAGCTGGCGCCGGTGCCGCTCGGCCGCACGGAGATCGGCGACTACGTCGTCATCGAGCGGGCGGGCAGCTACTGCTCCTCGATGTCGATGAAGAACTTCAACTCCTACCCCGAGGCCGCCGAGGTGCTGCGCCGCGCCGACGGCAGCTTCGACCTGATCCGGTCCCGCCAGAGCATCGAGCAGGTCATCGTCAACGAGCGGATCCCCGAGGGTCTGTGACGTCTCGCCAGAAAAACACAGACGCTCGGCTGGGTCTCCCGGCCGAGCGTCTTGCGTGGGGGACTTGTCGGCTCCGGCCCTGTCAGCCGCATCGCGGGCGAGCCCGCGCACGTACTCCTTCACCTGGCTCTCGCGAGGATGCGCCGGCATTCACGCCGGGGAGGAATCGCGTCCTGGGTGCGCGACGCGGAGCGTCGCCGCTTCAGATCGGGGCGCGTGGTGCCCCAGGGAGCATTTTGGTGAACGTGCGTTCCCTCGATCGCTGGTGCGGGTGATGGTGGCGGACTCGGGGTGCGGGCGTGCGCTCCTCGCGCATACGCAAGGGGGCTTCCGTGTGTTCGGCGGAGAGAGGTCGGCCTGCAGCGCCACGCGATCTGAGAGGGCGTAAAGTCCGTTTCCGATATTCCGCGTGCTGGTTGTTCGAGGAGTCCTTGGTGGACGGGTCGTCCCAGGCGTGAGCGGTGACGTTGATCGAGGGCTCGTCGGTGGGCGGGCCGAGGTGCTCGTGCAGATCGCGGACGCGGAACACCTTCCCAGGGTGCTCGTTGAACGCGGTCACGATGCGCCGGCAGACGGTGGCGGGTTCTGCGGAGGCCGGTTCGGGGCCGGGCGGGCCTCGGCCTCGGCGAGGGCGGCGGTGAACTGCTCGATCTGCCCGCGCAGATGGTCGGCACGGGCGACGCTCTCATCGTGCTCGGCCTGCAGCAGTCGCAGGAGTTCGGAGACGTTCACGCGGCCGGCTCCATCTCGTCCCGCCAGGCGGGGCTGGGACTGGTGAGGCGGCGGAGCATGTCGGCGGTGGAGGCCCAGTAGACGCGGGAGGTGGCGTTGTCGGGCCGGTGGTCGTAGTCGCGGGCGAGGCGCCGGTGCAACATGAGGGTGCCGTTGACCTGCTCGACCGCCCACCGTTTCCGTTGCGGGACGAAGCCTGTGCCCTCGTCGGCGGGGTTGCGCCGGACCACCTCGACGGTGAGAACGTGGGCACGGGTCACTGCGCGGGGCGCCGGGTTGAGCTGCACGGGTGAGCCCCGGATGCCTCCTGTCGGCCGTCGGACGGAAACGGCTACACCGTCCGAGCGACATCCGCCTCCGTCACGTAACCGCCGCGCGTCGACAGGGGCAACCTCAACACCACTCCCCGAGATACGGCGCCGTGCCTTCGGTGCCGGCAGCACTATGCGGACCCGGGACTTCCGAAGGAGCCACCTCTTCATGTTCAGTCGTAAGCCGTCGGCACTCGTTGCGCAGGCGATGTGTGTCGGAGCCATCGCGACGGTCGTCGCCACCGCCACTCCCGCATCGGCACAGGCGAACGTCCCGTGCAGTGCGAGTGCCCTGTCCACCGCCATCGCCAACGCCTCAGCGGGCGACAGCCTGGTGCTGGCACGGGGCTGTACCTACTCGCTCCTCACGCCGCTGCCGGCCATCCAGACGACGATCACCATCGTCGGCCGGAACAGCACCATCACCCGCGACCCCGGGGCAGGCAGCTTCGGCATTCTCTCCGTCGCCCCCAGTGGAAACCTCACGCTCACGAACACCACCATCACCAACGGTGACGCGCCCGACTTCGGCGGCGGCATCGCGAACCGCGGCAGACTGACCGTGAACGGCAGCGACATCCGCGACAACCGCGCCAACTTCTCGGGTGGAATCGGCGGCGGTTCGGGGACCGTCACCCGGATCGTGAACACCTCCATCGTGCACAACACCGCCAACGTGAACGGCGGCGGCGTCGCCAACGACGGAGATATGACCATCGTCAACAGCCGCATCACCGACAACACGGCCACCAACGGTGTCGGAGGTGGCTTGGCCAACGACGGCGTGCTGCGAATCACCAGCACTGACGTCAATGTGAACCACGCTCCTGGGAACCGAGCCGGAGGCGTCGCCAACGTCGGCGGCGGCACCACGAGCATCACGTCCAGCAACGTCAACAACAACACGGCCGCCCTCGCCCCCGGCGGCATCCTCAACAGCGGCGGCAGCGTCACTCTGACCGCCTCCCGAGTCAGGGGTAACCTGCCCACCAACTGCGCCGGCAGCAACATCCCCGTCCCGAACTGCGTCGGCTGACGCCGCGAAGGTCTCGCCTGCCGCGGTGTGCTGCCGCCCGTCGGCTGCCACGCGGACACAGAGGCCCCGGACCAAGATTGGTCCGGGGCCTCTTCCTTTATGCCCCCAGCAGGATTCGAGCCTGCGACGCCTGCCTTGAAAAGGGCGTCGTCACCTGGAGAGGGCGTTCGTAGCGGTGGTTGAGTCGGCGGTAGCCGGTCATCCAGGACATGGTCCGCTCGTTCACCCACCTGCGGTCGGCGGCCGCTTCAAGCCGAAGTTCCTCGCCAGGTCGAGCATGGCGAGGAAGGCCGCGGACGCTGCCATCGGCGCCACGAAGCAGGCCCTGGTGGAGATGGCCCGCAAATGCGGGCGCATCGTCCACCTCGTCCATCCCGCGTACACCACGATGGACTGCGGACAGTGCGGAGCGAGAGCCAAGCACGCCCTGCCGCTGGGTGAACGCACGTACACCTGCACAGCCTGCGGAGCCGTCTCACCCACAGACAAGAACTCCGCCCGCGTGATGCTCAACAGGGCAGGTCTGACCCCTGCCGGCGCCGAGGGTATAGGAGCGGACGGAACGCAGTTCCGCCCGGCAGCCTGAGCCAGGAATCCCCTCCCCTCAGGGAGAGAGCATTCACAGCACGTAGCGGCGGGAGACCAGCGTGAGTCCCGAGTTGTCCGCGGACCAGGTCACGTCGGCCGGGCGCGGGACGCTCAGCGTGCCCCCGGGCAGCCCCGGGGTCCGGGTGACGGCGCGCAGCGTCAGCGGCTGCGTTCCGCGGAGTGTCAGTTCCACCCGGGTGCCGGGCCCGGTGGGCGGGGCGGCGAGGAGCAGGCCCCAGCGCCAGCCGTCGCTCGCGAAGGGCCGGTTGGTCCCGCCGGGGACGGACTGTCCGGCCACCTCGGCGCGCACCACGGCTGCGCCGCCGGCGTCTGCGTACAGGCCGATCTCCGCGGCCCTCGCGTCCGTGGCGCGCACGGACACGGTGATGCGGCGGACGTCGCCCGTGCGGGTGGTGGAGACGACCTTCACCTCGGGGACGGCGACGGTCGCGGCGGGCGCGGGCCCGGTGTGCCAGCGGGACGGCTGGTCGAGGGACGGGAAGGTGCTCTCCAGGGACGCCGTGGTGCCTCCGACGTAGTGGTCGAGCCAGGCGGAGTTTCCCGCTCCGCTGGAGGCCCAGCGGGCCTTGCCGGTGTCGGCGTCCAGCGCGTAGAGGAGGCTGACCTGCGCGGGGCGGGAGGCGGTGGGCGCACCGGCGAACAGGGCCGCGCCCAGCGCGGCGAGGGCGGCTGCCGTGCCGAGGCCGGTGCCTGTGACGAGCGAGCGGCGGCGGGTCTTGGCGGGCACCGCGGGCAGTGCGGTGGCGAGCGCGAGGGCGAGCAGGAGCGCCGGGGCGGCGGCGAAGGCGATGGGCACCGTGTCGAAGAGGAGCGCGCCCACCGGCACCATCAGGGCGGCGCACGGCACCAGGGGCGCCGTGGCCAGCGCGCCGCGCCATGGCGAGCCGGGGGCGATGCGGGCCGCGGCCGCGAGGCCCGCCGCCCCGGTGAGCGCGGGCCACAGGAACAGGTACGAGGCGCCCGGCAGCCAGACGGCGCTCAGCAGGGTGCACAGGGTCAGCCAGGCGGTGACCGCGGCGCCCGCCTCCAGGGCACTGACCCGGCGGCGCATGACAACCGCCCAGACCCACAGGGCAGTTGCGGTCAGGAGTGCGGCGGTCAGGTGCAGCGGTCCTGCCGTGTAAGGACTGCCCAGCGCGAACCCGGTCCACTGCGGCCTGAGCCAGGTCGCGACGGGCCACACCGCGCTGACCGCCGCCGCCGCGCCCAGCAGGGCGAGCGGCAGTGAGGCTGCGCTCAGCGCGGCCTTTCGGGCCCGGACGGCTCCGCGCCGGCGCGCGTACCACCCGGCGGCGCCGAGGGCGGCCACGGCGAGGAGCGCGCCGGGCAGCACCAGGCCCATCGGGTAGCGGACGAGGACCGGCCCCAGGGTGAAGTACGTGGCCCCGCCCGCGTGCGACGTGCCGCTCAGGTCGGCGCCGCCCAGCCGGCGGGCCGCGGCCAGGACGGTGTCGCCCATGTCCTGCAGGCTCGCCCGGCTGAAGTGGGCGAGGTCGTCCTGGGGGGTGTGGTAGTTCGCGGAGGTGCCGATCACGGCGAAGTTCATGCCGGTCATGCCGGCCTCGCGCAGCACGGTGAAGTCGGTGTCGTTGGGCAGCATCCGGTACACCTCGTCGGACAGCGAGGTGGCCACCGGGACCCGGTCGTCGAGCGCGGGGACCACGGCGGCGTTCCCGGTTCCCGTCTCGAACATGACCGCCCGTCCCGAGGTGCCCCGCGCCTCCAGGTTGAGGACCACGGTGGAGGCCGCCGGTGTCGTGTCGCGGGCTACGAAGGCGCGGGCCCCCAGCAGGCCGGGCTCCTCGCCGTCGGTGATCAGGAAGGTGACGTCGTTGCGGGGGGCCGGACCCGTCTTCAGGGCGCGGGCCACCTC
This DNA window, taken from Streptomyces sp. NBC_01445, encodes the following:
- a CDS encoding M28 family peptidase → MADTRTTPADLTAAEEPRPPAPGPPRPSPAMRALTRLLVPVLALAVALLGVLWTSLTPAPAPASAPAGSFSAARAYPHVAAVAGGPHATGTAAHDRARDEVIRRLRELGLGVRIEPGTSSDTGNGAAVAAWTQNISATVHGTHPSGRVLIVAHYDSAENSHGASDDGIGLATALEVARALKTGPAPRNDVTFLITDGEEPGLLGARAFVARDTTPAASTVVLNLEARGTSGRAVMFETGTGNAAVVPALDDRVPVATSLSDEVYRMLPNDTDFTVLREAGMTGMNFAVIGTSANYHTPQDDLAHFSRASLQDMGDTVLAAARRLGGADLSGTSHAGGATYFTLGPVLVRYPMGLVLPGALLAVAALGAAGWYARRRGAVRARKAALSAASLPLALLGAAAAVSAVWPVATWLRPQWTGFALGSPYTAGPLHLTAALLTATALWVWAVVMRRRVSALEAGAAVTAWLTLCTLLSAVWLPGASYLFLWPALTGAAGLAAAARIAPGSPWRGALATAPLVPCAALMVPVGALLFDTVPIAFAAAPALLLALALATALPAVPAKTRRRSLVTGTGLGTAAALAALGAALFAGAPTASRPAQVSLLYALDADTGKARWASSGAGNSAWLDHYVGGTTASLESTFPSLDQPSRWHTGPAPAATVAVPEVKVVSTTRTGDVRRITVSVRATDARAAEIGLYADAGGAAVVRAEVAGQSVPGGTNRPFASDGWRWGLLLAAPPTGPGTRVELTLRGTQPLTLRAVTRTPGLPGGTLSVPRPADVTWSADNSGLTLVSRRYVL
- a CDS encoding diaminopimelate decarboxylase, whose translation is MSEVAVEQLKFLAADDVRTVAEEFGTPVFVYDEATVRASSKTMSTLPNAFGLTVRYSLKACPGQAIIRLFDREGFSFDASSVWEARRAVLAGVEPGRISMTAQEAVFDENLRDLIDQGLQFDAGSLHQLEEYGRAYPGGAVAIRINPGFGSGLVGRLNSGGPQSSFGIWHEQLPEVKQIVEQYGLRLVRLQSHIGSGHHWDILVDAVRTMLSFARDFQDVHTLDLGGGYRVSALQSDPVYDHTEWARVVADELKQFAEETGRRLHTEVEPGTYLTALAGSLVTKVIDKADTGAEGNSFLKINSGLTEIARPSYYGVQHPIVSVPATGGTERAADDREEFNVVGHCCIAGDVLTAKQEELAPVPLGRTEIGDYVVIERAGSYCSSMSMKNFNSYPEAAEVLRRADGSFDLIRSRQSIEQVIVNERIPEGL
- a CDS encoding TauD/TfdA family dioxygenase: MTLTDLTPALEDGTVTVRPLHEEPFLLEIEAREPGLDLPRWVAGRKEELRAGLDRCGALLLRGFDVPDPQEFGRAARAFSPDLLGYLERAATRTEVADKVFTSTELGEDQWIPFHHEMSYSHNWPGLLYFFGDLPSPEGGATPVASERRVFPLIPAEVRERFTRHGVRYVRNYGPDLNESWQVAFQTTDRAEVEAYCRQSDTTFEWTGDDELRTTAVRQAVARHPRTGETVWFNHAHLFHLSNVEPEVAEILVEEYGEEGLPRNAYYGDGAPIENEVAELIRSLYREAAVSFTWRRGDVLVVDNHLATHAREPFRGDRRILVAMSDLHTELPAGR
- a CDS encoding GNAT family N-acetyltransferase: MLLRPTTDADLARVTDFIVEEPISWIPADRYRAELAEGMYRPQWSWIAEADGDIVARALWWGQAASEHPVALDCLHVAPSVADRAGLAADLLRAGHKAFGQAGAAQPPLYNLTLSNGWRDDPAVSAALAWRREAALAAGLTHEVERLRLEWTPGTGVPAESGRLTFEEAPDEEFLDAFRRVAEGSLDAETRQHLAAHGPSATARKELDFYLGCPGERAWWRLARTPDGAVAGFAIPSATPYNPNVGYLGVVPELRGRGYVDVLLAEITRSHAERGAELITATTDTGNAPMAAAFERAGYRNTQIRMLFSAPAG
- a CDS encoding fatty acid desaturase family protein; translation: MTQTAPLSPRDRPAATPEPASRPYARGYQSPAALRPVLRAAHHTRLATTAAVAVADQLVLIAAILAASWPGWWSAPAPAAAGVLMTLTALILTGRQIRALECLVHEASHFNWSRHHRRANDRCATVLAGLPTGIRIARYRAEHLVHHSRLGTDDDPDLQRYAELDITGLDRTSRVGYARSLLVRIAAHQRGWYRSTSTDLPALLLPVGWALLVVSLPAALLWGAAAAAVAAGVWLTGFALVLPVLRFIGESSEHSYHDADTVFDSTITNIGPLQRRLIHPHSDGYHTVHHLWPGAPHHQLRLLHDELMTADPQGFAGRLRTRSRIVAEPTPRTGPGSTPWT
- a CDS encoding TauD/TfdA family dioxygenase; translated protein: MTIEVHDAVAVSPVWEGRSLPALVRCESPGGALPAWVSAHRDEVDALARKAGAVLLRGFDVRGAQDFRAVMDALSPQVLAYGERSSPRSQVSDGVYTSTEYPADQPILLHNEQSYTAKWPTRIVFFCERAATEGGRTPLADSRRILARLRPETVDRFERLGVRYVRNYLPGISLRWQEAFQTDRVEDVAAYCARADITPEWVDEDHLRTVQVRPAVRRHPVTGERSWFNHALFFHVTSLDPEVSAGLLEALDEEDLPYNTYYGDGSPIESETLAELREAYAAETTGFDWQPGDVLVVENMLVAHAREPFVGPRRILTAMADAIDAGEVPA